GGCCGCTGCCGCGGTCGCCCGCCACGTGGGGCGGACCGGGGACCGGGTGGGGCTGCGCGTGATCGGGCCGGCCGCAGGCTCCGTCGGCTACGGGTCCGGTGAGCGTCATCAGCAGCGGATCCTCACGGCCCTCGCGGGGGTGCGGCCCAGTCGGTCCACGGAGGTGGAGGCCGATCGTCTGCGCCTGCGGGTCACGCCCGGCACGGTGGTCGTCATCCTCTCGCCCATGCTCGACGACCTGGTGTCCACGCTCACCGCGACCCTCACCAGCCGCGGACTGCCGACGCTCGTCGTCGACACCCTGCCTCGCCGTCTGGTCGGCACCGGTCCCGACGCCGTCGGTGCGGTCGAGAGGCTAGCCTGGCGGATGCGCCGGATCGAGCGGGACCTGCTCCTCGCCGACGTCGAGACACGGGGGTGCCCCGTGGTGCCGTGGCGCGGGCCCGGGACCCTCGACGAGGTGCTCCGAGGCTTCGCCCGGGCGGCCCGGACGCCGCGGGTGGTCGCGCGATGACCCCGTTCGTCGGCCGTCTCAGCGCCGGCCAGTGGGTCGTCCGGGCCCTCGTGGCCGTGCTGCCGACCGCGGCGGGGCTGTGCACCCTGGGTGCCGGGGAGGCGCCCAGCGCGTGGTTCGTCGCCCTCGTGCTCGTCCTCGGCGTGGGCTGGGCGGTCTTCCCCGAGTCGGCCGCCGGCGCCACGGTGCTCGTGCTCGTCATCGCCTGGTGGGGCATCGGTCTGCGGGACGGCCTCGACCCCTGGGCGTTGCCGGCGGCCCTCGCGCTGCTCACGGCGCACGTCGCGGCCACGATCGCGGCGTACGGACCTGCCGGCATGCCCGTCGATCCGGCGCTGGCCCGGCTCTGGGCCCGCCGGGCCGGGCTCGTCTACCTGGCGGCTCCACTCACCTTCGCCCTGGCCGTGGCTGTGCGCGACGTCGCACCGCCTGCTGGCATCTGGGTCGCAGGACTCGCCGCCGTGCTGGGCGCCAGCACCGTGGCGTCGGTGCTCCTCACGCAGCGTGACTGACGCCCCGGTTGCGCTGAGCCCACCGGGCGGTCCGGATACTGGTCGGGTGAGCCGACGACTGAAGACCTGGCTGCTGGTGGGCGTGCTGGCCACGATGATCAACCTGCCACTGCTGCACAGCACGCTCCAGGCGCGCGACCTCGACCGCAACGGCACCCGCAGCACCGTGCCCGCGCAGACCCTGGAGGAGGCGCAGACCGCCGACGGCGGCGCCGCCCTGGAGGAGGCCGTGCGCGACGCCGAGAGCGGTCTCGTCGAGCGGCTGGTGGTGGTCCGCCTGCCCGCCGAGGTCGTCGAGGCCGTCGTGGGTCAGCAGGTCGAGGAGGGTGCCCCCGCGGCGCAGGACGACCGGGTGCTGGTGCCCTTCGAGGAGGCGGCGTACGACGCCGTGGTCGCGAGCGGGGAGACCGAGGTGGTGCACCTCCCGGACAACCCCAAGGTCTACCGCGTGAGCGGGCGCGTCGACAGCAACGCGGCGCTCGTCACCACCCTGGTCGCGAACGCGATCCTGGTCGCGCTGGTGGGCTTCTTCCTGGCGGTGCGCAGCCGGTTGCGCCCCGAGCTGCGGCTGCTCGCGACCGAGGACGTCGTGCGCGCCGCCCCCGGGGGCGTGCTCGAGCGGCTCGAGGGCACGTCGTACCGCGTCTGCGGCGACGTCGCCGTGATCGAGCGGGACGAGCTGGTGCTCGAGGTGGGGGACCGGCGGGTGCGGGTGCACCTCGACGGGCACCACAACCCGGCCGGCTACCAGCAGAGCGTCGAGGTCCGCGGCACGATGGTCGGCTGATCCGCGGATCGCAGCGGGGCACAGGTGTGCCCCCTGCCGAGCGCCCGACGTGGGACCTCCTGGTCCGGACTCGTCGGGTGGGGTGAGGACGCCCGGTTGCCTGCCAGACTCCTGGGCATGACCGCCTTGGACGACTTCAGCGCCCGCAGCATCGACGGCCGGGAGGTGGACCTCGCCGACTACCGCGGCCAGGTCGCGCTCGTGGTCAACACCGCCTCGCAGTGCGGCTTCACGCCGCAGTACCAGGGCCTGCAGCAGCTGCACGACACCTTCGCCGAGCGCGGCTTCAGCGTGCTGGGCTTCCCCTGCGACCAGTTCGGCGGCCAGGAGCCCGGCGCCGACGACGAGATCGCCGGCTTCTGCGAGCGCAACTTCGGCGTCACCTTCCCGCTGTTCTCGAAGGTCGAGGTGAACGGGGACGACGCCCACCCGCTGTACGCGTGGCTGCGCTCGGAGAAGGGTGGCGTCCTGGGCAGCAGGATCAAGTGGAACTTCACCAAGTACCTCATCGGCCGCGACGGGCAGGTCGTGGCCCGCTACGCCCCCACCACCAAGCCCGAGAAGATCGCCGCCGACATCGAGAAGGAGCTCACCCGATGACCCGTTTCTCCGCCAGCACCGAGGCCACCGCGGTCGTGAAGGCCACCCGCCAGGAGATCT
This Nocardioides dokdonensis FR1436 DNA region includes the following protein-coding sequences:
- a CDS encoding glutathione peroxidase → MTALDDFSARSIDGREVDLADYRGQVALVVNTASQCGFTPQYQGLQQLHDTFAERGFSVLGFPCDQFGGQEPGADDEIAGFCERNFGVTFPLFSKVEVNGDDAHPLYAWLRSEKGGVLGSRIKWNFTKYLIGRDGQVVARYAPTTKPEKIAADIEKELTR